The following is a genomic window from Candidatus Methylomirabilis sp..
GCTCTATCGACGGGAGGCAATGTGATGGCGCTGGCTATCTACGCCGGGACGTTCGATCCGTTCACCTTCGGTCACATCGATATCGCCAGGCGGGCTCATCGCCTTTTTCCCCGCCTTGTCATCGCCGTGAGTACGAATCCAGAGAAGGC
Proteins encoded in this region:
- a CDS encoding adenylyltransferase/cytidyltransferase family protein, with the protein product MALAIYAGTFDPFTFGHIDIARRAHRLFPRLVIAVSTNPEKA